TTTCCGGGAATAGATACAACCAAATCAGACACTATGCCACCCAACATCACCgcgctcaacaccacccgcgCGCGAACTTACGTCTTCCGGCTGCCGCTGTTTACACGAGTGGTGATACTTGCGATTGTTGGATTCTGGCTGGCGGGGTTACAGAGTATCGTTGATATTCAACAATGGGGGGCGCTGATACCGGACGAGATGGGACTTGCTACTCGTATGCTTGCCCAATAACCCAAAAGAAGATGGACAACAAGACAGGGCTGACTAACGTTGGGGATAGTATACCGCATGAACACCTTTCCGTTTATCCACCTCAACATTTTCCACGCTGTGATGAACATACTCGCCTTGACACCTCTGATGGAGAGGTTTGAGGCTGAGTACGGCACGCTGAACTGCCTGGCGTTATTCTTTGGGCGTGAGTATCCCATCTGTGAACACTATGGAGTGACACGGCTGACAAACAATAGCATTAACAACCATCCCCGCGTTTCTGTACGTCGGTTTGGAGAAATTCGTTTTCGGTAACAACGTTGCGGTCATGGGAGCGAGCATGTGGGTGTTTTTGCTGCTCGGGGTGGAGGCGGTCAAGACTTACAAGGTCAATCCGAATTTTGTCATTGGGACGTACAGTATTCCTACTTGGACGACGCCGATTGGGGTGCTGTTTgcgatggcggtgttgatgCCGAGCTCGAGCTTTTGGGGACATgcggctgggttggtggttggttatGGTGGTATGTTTTCCTCAACTCTtaacaagaaagaaaagagacaaTGTGCTGACGTGAAGGGTGTAGCTGGTTTGGGCTATGTTAAGTTCCTTGCGCCACCAGAGAAGATTCTGAGATGGATCGAGGGGAAGCTGAATCTGCTGGGGAGACTGCCGCACTATGTGAGCATTGACCAGAAGACGTATGGCAGGTTTGGAGTGCTGCCTTCGAATAACACCCCTGCTGTTGCTTCACCAGGTGTtgcgttggggttggtcgGGAGTACCCAGAGGTTAGGACCTTAGATTTGGGGGACGGGGATTGGGATTATGAGGCGATGTCTTGTATGAACAAAGTGTTGGGTTATGTTCTTCTTGTAATGTAATTCTAGCACGCTGGATATACCatggtgttggagaggtaAGATGGGAGGGATAAGGGTTATGTTAATTTGGGCTGGAAGGTGGGCCCTGCTATAGATATGATATACGTAATGCTTCTTCGGGTTGGACATTCTTAAACTCGAATTCCAAAGTCAACATTTTCTTAAAACAAACCCCAGAAGCTGTTGAGCCGTTATGGTTAATAATTAACCCAATCAGGTTAGCGCAACCGCGTATTATTCATGAAACGGCGCGCCACGGTTTCGGTCCCCAGTTAATCACACAAACGCGCGACCCCTGATTCAGTAGGCGCATCTGACAGCACAGCTCACGAGAGAGCTTCCCGCTGCATGCAACTGACGGCACTGCAGTCAAGATGCCGCGATTATTATGTGAGTAACTCAGAGTCCTGGGACGACTACAGCTTACTAACGGCTTGTTTCCTGAATAGCTAGCGCGCTGGCGCTTCGTCGCGACCCACGAATTCTAAAGATCCCACCATACCTCTCGTTGCTGTGCATCCTTGTTGGTGCAGTGTGgctgttcctcctcccgctgAACGAGTACTCGAGACGGACATATATTTCGGAAAATGCGCTTTTACCGGGACAGGTACATACTTATTTTGGGGGGAGTGACCAGAATGTTCTTAGGGCGTATAAGCAGGAGGTGAACACGCTGGTGGGGAAGAGTAATGTCGAGTAGGTGCTTGCATAGGATTGACTCGGGCTGGATGGTTGGGGGGCTGACAAGAGGAATAGGATCAACGACAAGCTCGAGTCGATAGTCAGAGGTCTTGGGCTCAAGACGGCGAGGCAGAAGTTTATGTATCATGCGGCGGGACGGACgtttgagggggagaacCTTTATGCGATCCTTCAGGCTCCGAGAGGAGATGCTACTGAGGCCATTGTTCTGGTGGCTGCTTGGGAGAATGTCAAGCATGAGGTTAACAAGAATGGGGTTCCTCTGGTGTTGACTTTGGCGAGATATTTCAAGAGGTGGTCGCTTTGGTCGAAGGATATTATTATCCTTCTTAGTCCTGACAGCATCGCTGGTCCTCAGGCTTGGGTTGATGCTTACCATGATGCGCACGACAGCTCCCGGGTGGCCAGCCTGCCTATCAAGTCGGGGGCTCTTCAGGGGGCTATTGCTATTGACTATGTTCAGGAGAACCGCTTCAAGAGCGTTCATATTGTTTATGATGGCGTCAACGGGCAGCTTCCCAACCTCGACTTGATCAACTCCGTTGTTAATATCGCCGGAGGACAGATGGGTATGGGCGTGGCTTTGCAGGAGATGTGGAACCACAATGACAAGTACCCTGACCGTCTTCGCACCATGCTTCGGGGTATGCTCAAGCAGGGTCTTGGCCTTGCCAGCGGTCCTCACAGCAGCTTCATCCCCTACCACGTCGACGCCGTTACTCTTCAACCCTTTGGCGAAGGCTGGCAAGATGAGATGGCCATGGGCCGTGTCGTTGAGGGTACCTTCCGCAGCTtgaacaacctcctcgagcacctccaccagagCTTCTTCTTTTACCTGCTCATGCACCGCGAGCGCTTCGTCAGCATCGGTACTTACCTCCCCAGCGCCATGCTCGTAGCCgccaacttcaccatcatggccatcttcctctgGATGAAGAGCGGACAACCCGAGATCCCGGCCGCCTCAACCACCGAGTCTTCCGACAAGGACGACGCCCCAACACGAACCACCGAGCGTgatctcttcctccctctggcGATAGTAGCCCTATCcggctccctctccgccatcCCTCTCTACATCTTCAACCACGTCCCCGAATCGGTAAGCCATCCCCTCCCGTgccccccccttttttctttctttttacTAACCCTCCCTTTAGGCCCTAACCCCCCTCTTCTACCTCTTCCTCCTaatcaacaccctcttcccaataaccctctccctcaccataacaaccctcttctccccaaccctccaacaATATCACCTCGTCAAATCTTtctccctcctgctcctgggcatgttcctctcctccctcgcaaCCCTCAACTTCTCCCTCGCAATGCTCATCGGCCTCTTAtccgcccccctctcctttgtcaaaccttcctcctcccctgtgTCCCGCATTGTCGGgttcgtcctcctcaacctcaccagccccCCCGCTGTCCTGCTCGCCAGCGCGGCGATTTGGGGTCTCAACGTCGGTGACATCTTGCGCGAGGTAGCAGTGGCGTGGCATGTGACGGGGACGTACTCGGCCGTGGTGGTCTGGTGCGTTTGGTGGCCGGCTTGGTTGGCGGggtgtgtttgtgttttgggGAGGCCGGGTCGGgatcaagaagaggaaaagaaggtgaagaagactTGACGGAGTAAAAagattttgtttttgttggcgttgattttttttttcgtcaTCTATCATGGAAGACAGCAAAAAAATGGGAAATATTTACATCAGGAGACAGGAGTGCATAATTTATACCATATCCACCAGTACCAAGCCAAGTTTGCAAATACAACATCAAAACCCAAGCTTCAGTGTATAAGATCATAAAACGCTCAGACTTTCATCATTTGTCTAATTACGTCAAGCGTTGTACAAGGCTACTACTCTATGCCATGATTTCCACACGCCAGTCTAGCCCAGCATCGAAGCTCgctgtttcttttctctctcactcctcatccatcaacGTCTTGTCCCGTCTAAGATCCGACTAAGCAGCCCAGACGTCCTGCCCGACCTTCTCAATCCAGTTGCCCAGCTGCTCCACACTGGAATCCCactccttcaacctcgacctcaTGTTATCAATCTGCGTCATATCCAACACCTTGGGCTGCACCCAGTTGATATGcgccacctcatccacctgGTCAATCGTccccctcaacagccccagACTAAGCGCCTTCATGATCAGATGCTCAATCTCGTGTGGCTTGACCTTTGTCTCTGACGCAATCGTGTCAAACGACATGGCCCTGTCGTGAGGGGGACGTCTAAACACCGCCTCGGTAAGCGCAGCGAGGTAAATCTTCTCTCTGAGCTTATTAGAGTGCGCCGCCAGCAGAGGATGAGCCTGGATCTGGTTGGCCAGCAGGTCATACTGCACCAGATCCCCCTTGTTGAACGCAAACACCAGGTCCCTCAGCCacttgtcctcctccctctccttgaGCGCATCCAGAAtagggtggaggagcagctcgCCAAAGTTGTAGATGGAGGCACTCACGAGCGCGGCGATGGCGAGGTCGTGTGCCCTGTGGCGGCGCTCCTCGTACGGGAGGTTCTTGACGTCGATGCAGGCTAGGTAGAGGAGGGCGTTCTTGTAGTAGGCGCCAAAGTCTTGCTTGGCTTGGTAGTAATCCGCCTGGGCGTGATAGAAGGAGGAGTGAACGATAGTCTCGACCGAGTCGAACTTGTCGAGGATGGATTCGGCCTTGTCGAGATCTTTTCGGGCGCCGGGGAGGTCTTCGAGGTCGAGCTTGACGCGggcgacggcgatgagggcgaAGACGTGGGCGTCTTGGGAGTTTTCCTTGTCGACTCTGGTCGCTACGGATTGCATAAAGGCGAGGCGCTCGTTATtgtctggtggtgggtgggttaGTATTGTTGCGTCATGTTGGAAGTTCAATGAAGGCGAAGTAAGCTACCTCGGCATTGTGTGGCGGCTTTGAGGGCGAGGTCGACGAGCTTGAGTTGGTTGATTCTGTCGGCGAACTTCAAGATGAAGACCTTGTAGAATTGTAGGCGTTGGGGGGCGCTCCtggggtggttgaagaactcgatgaggttgttggtgagctCGTGCCAGAGCTTGCGCTCCCATAACGTCTCGAACTCCAGGACATGACCCTGGAGCTCATCGATGGTGTTATCCCGCTGCTCGGCGAGAAAGTCGGAGATGGTGTCGACGTTCATGATGGCCGTCCACTGTATGGTTAATATTGTGGGTTAGATGGTGTGTTCACTATCGATCCTGGATTCCTCCCGAATATGTGACTCGCGGGGGTATCAATCGAAGTTGAAATGTTGGAAGTTAAAGTTGAAGATGGAAGCTGCTTGAGGCTGCCCGCTGCTGAGCCCAGCTTCCCTCTTGACGCGGCAGGGCAGCCTATCGATGAGGTACGTACCTGGCGGGAACTGGTCCGTGCTCCCTCTGCCTTGCTCAAGCCCCCCACCCCTGATTGGCTAGCGTCATCGACAACCGGGGCAGTAGTGGGTCTGGGAGCTTTGAAGCGGGCGGGcaacttggtggtggttgaatGCCAATTGACGAAACGAAAGCTCCCATATTTCCGTATTTCCCGACGACCCTCACGTCAATTGAGAGGACCCAGCGCTTCTAGCGATCTCAACGTCCACAGTCCAGTAAATATGGCCTCCATGCCGACCGCCGTGCGGACGGCGGCGCCCAAGATCGCCAGGAGCGCATTTCACCACCAGCGCCGAGCCCTTTCCGACGTCCACATCACGCGCACCGGCAAGCCTCTTATCCGCACCCAGGGTGGCCGGTCCGTTGCTTCTCCTTTTTGACCGAGACAAAAGGGGCCTTTCTGATAGAGTATCGACAGTTCTTCCCTCGGCGAGCACACTGCCACCGTCTTCGGCGCCACTGGCCAGCTCGGTCGTTATATTGTCAACAGATTAGGTTCGAACTACCGAGGGGCAGAGGCAATTATGAAGGGGGACTGACGGAATGTTGCGTGTAGCGAGACAAGGATGCACCGTCGTTGTGCCCTACCGTGAGGAGATGGCCAAGCGCCATCTCAAGGTGACAGGTGATTTGGGTCGGGTTGTCTTCGTGGTAGGGAGAGAGTCTTCAGGAAAGGAAATGTGAGCCATGATGCTAAAGAGGAGCTAGGAATACGACCTGCGCAACACCCAGTCGATCGAGGAGAGCGTCAGACACTCTGACGTTGTCTACAACTTGGTTGGCCGGAATTACCCTACCAAGTGAGTGCGGTAACGTTGGTCTTGGTcaaagggggaaagggggctAACTAGGTCAGGAACTTCTCCTATGAGGATGTCCACATTGAGGGTGCTGAGAGGATCGCGGAGGCGGTTGCCAAGTACGATGTTGATCGGTTCATCCACGTCTCTTCGTACAACGCCGACCCTAACCACGTTTCCGAGTTCTACTCCACCAAGGTATGTAGCCCCTGAACAGCCAAGTGGAAAGGTGCGGAGGCCTAACAGACTTCACAGGGCCGTGCTGAGCACATTGTCCGCAGCATCTTCCCCGAGACCACCATCGTGAGACCTGCTCCCATGTTCGGTTTCGAGGATAACCTGCTCCTCAAGCTTGCCAGCGTTGtcaacctcttcacctccaacaacatgCAGGAGAAGTTCTGGCCAGTACACGTCATCGATGTCGGCGAGGCTTTGGAGAAGATGCTCTGGGACGATAACACTGCCGCCCAGACTTTCGAGCTTTACGGTCCCAAGCAATACGCCATGGCTGAAATCGCCAAGCTGGTTGACCGTGAGATCTTCAAGAAGCGCAGACACATCAACGTGCCCAAAGCCATCCTCAAGCCTGCGGCTGCCATCATCAATAAGGCTTTGTGGTGGGACATCATGTCGGCCGACGAGATTGAGCGCGAGTTCCACGACCAAGTAATTGACGAGACGGCCAAGACTTTCAAGGATTTGGACATTGAGCCCACCGACATCAGCAAGTGGACTTACCATTATCTGGTAcgttttattttaatttcCCCTTTTTGCTTTGTTTGCATCGACTAACCCCCTTCCAGCAAGGTTTCCGTTCCTCAACATTCTACGACCTGCCGCCTGCCAccgaaaaggagaagaaggaggagagaaagTATCTCCACGTTTTGGATGAGTAAACTGTTGTCAGGGGCCTGGGGTGGAGAGCACCGGACACCACGTAGAGTGTACATACCTATGTAACTAGAAATTTCCTTGGCTTGTGTGGGTTCAAAAGacaagacgaagaagagatccgtcgttgttgttgttcaaTTTTGATGCCAAGTAGTTGCAGTTGAAAGAGGTTGTTGCAACCCTCAAAACTGGGCTCTGGACTTGCCAAAAAATGCAAGATTTCCACAGATGGGTCCAAATTTTTGCTGCAGACTTTCACTTTCAACCGAACAGCCCCATCCAGTCACACCTTTTTGCTTCACTAACACTTCACAACCAAAACTCACCCGAAAATGGCCGGCCAAgatagtgatgatgagatgtgAGTCTGTTTGTGAGAAACAGTTGAATGTGAAACTAATACTATCACAGtgttctctcctcctccgccctcgaTGCACTGAAGGAGTTCTACGCCGAGCGCGATGCCCGGCAGGAGCAGTTCGCCAAGCTTCAGGCCAAAGCCGAAGAGCAGCATGAtttgcagcagcagaagctgTCGATGGAGGCGTTTGGGGAGGACTGGAACGAGTCTCAGTTTTGGGTCAGCATAACTTCCTCTCAATGATGGTCAGAAATAAATGCTAACATTGTGAGAAAACAGTACTCGGACGAAACAGCAAACTTCCTCGCCAAACAGCTCCTGCTCAACGCAACACCAGACATGACGATTGGTGTCGTTTCTGCTCCTAGTGTTTTTGTGGCTTTGAAGAATATGTTGGTATGCTCTCTCTATTCCGTCTCTCCTTTCTTGCAAGATCACTAACAAAAGGAAAATTAGAATGCTGCCAACCCAGAAGAGCCCAAACCAaagctcatcctcctcgaacACGACAACCGCTTCGCCGTCTTTCCCGAGTTTTCCTTTTACGATTTCGCCCAGCCGACTAAACTCCCTGGTAcgttccccttccccctccccttttcccctaACTAACACCCCTTAGCGCACCTAAAATCCTCCTGCGACCGCATCATCTGCgacccccccttcctctcagAAGACTGCCAAACCAAAGCCGCCATCACCGTCAACTGGCTCTTCAAGCCCACCGCCGCTGACGACAAAAAGCTCATCGTCTGCACCGGCGAGAGGATGGAACCCCTCGTCACCCGGCTCTACAAGTCCGTCGGTCTTAGAACCACAGACTACGACCCTGTGCATGCCAGGGGGCTAAGTAACGAGTTTTACTGCTATGCTAATTTCGAGAGTTTGGGGTGGAAGTGGAGGGAGGAAAAGTAAATTCCCTACCTACTTTGTAGATATAGGTAGCATGGCTTCATGACAGACAACCTTTCCGCATGTCTTGTAATGGTGCTTCGAAAGTGCGCTCAATGAACCACACCAAATCTATTACCCCTTTCCCAACCAGTATTTCATATCAATGAATGCTTTTTATACAGTGCAAGAAGTGGTATTTACAAATGCCGCTCCTTCCTTCATTGGAAGACATCCCCGTACATCCATCCATAAAACCAAATAAAACCACAACAATCCATTTTGCTGGTCTCTTTCGCTTTCGCGgaagaacaacaagatcaagaatAGCCAGCtaacaaaaaaaaccaacTATCACTTCGACTCAGCGGCTCAAAAGGTCTGGCCCCGTTCCGTTGGACGATATGGAGACAATCCAACCAGCTCTGCCTAAGAAACCCAGCAAGGTTCCTACGTCAACGACCTGACAATATAAAACAAGAGGTAGGCTTTTGCGTTGAGCACGTCCGACTTCTGGGCAACTTCCACCTTGTGGTCGTTGAAAGCGAACCACTTTCAGTCTTCTTAGCATTGCCATCTTCCAAAGTGAAAAGAAGGGACATACCTGATCACCAACCCGACAATACGACACATAATGCCCCGTATCAATCTCCCCCACgtgcaccaccacactcaaCAAATCATACGTGCACTGCCTCGCCAGCTCGTAGCTATCTTTTGTGTCCCCAGACCGGCCAACAGTCGTATAAGGCAGCATGTTCAACTGCAGCGGGAACTGAACTGGGGTGTCGATCTTGGCTGCTCGCTCATGACGGCCTTGCTTGTACTCGAATCTCTATTCAAGTGTCAGTGGCCACTTTCACTTGCTCGCCAAAAAGGAAGGAGGGAACGTACCTTCAGCTGAATCGACAGCACATTCGGCAACCGCTTGATACTCGTCTGTCTCCTCGCCTGCTGCGTCGAATTACATCCATTACACCTATACTCGCACTTATCAAGCTTGACATACTCCTCATCCAAGCACTCTTGCAGCGTCATTGTCCCCTTGCCCCCCAGCAgcttcttccctccctttttcTGCGTCAGATTCTCCAGCGGCAGACTCAAGTCCAAAAAGCTTTGTACTTGGTTCGTCACTCCCTGACAATTCTGGCACGTTGTCTGCGTTTGCAGTTTACCATAAAAAGTCTGGTGGATGATGCAGTTACAGCTGTGCTCACTCCCAATCTCTGGTTTCTTCCCGTCGCCGTTCCTCTCGTGCAGCTCCTCGGCCAAGAACTGGAAAAACTCGTGCGCGTCTTGCTCCTTGGTCGTGACGAGATTTTCAAAGGCTTTCCGCTCCGAGATCCAGAATCCACTGAGGATATTGGCCGCCGTATAGCCATTGGTGTTTTCCACGGCGTAAAAGTCTTGAAACATGTCATCCATGGCGCAGGAAAGGCAGTGGGGGGTGTCGCAGCCCGAGTGGCCGTCGCTTAGGTAGTAGTTtcggaggatggggttgtgaAGGAACGACTGGAGAACGACGTTTTGGTAGCAGGTAGCACCTGCGTTGTAGATGCCTCGGAGACCGTTGGCTTTGCAGGTTGCTGTcgtggtgttttgggagaTGTAGGCGGGGCTATCTTTGACAGGATCGGGCGAGAAGAGCTCGTCTTGCTTGCGTTTCCGTGCTGCAATAAAGATAAAGATCAGTTATAGCTAGGctgacagacagacagaaaagagaggGCATACTGTTGGAGAATGTGCTTGTGCCGAGTTTCTTCAACCGAAGCTCTTCAAAGGTTGGGTCATAGACCATGTCGTCGCACATTTGGCAGTAAAGAGCGGCGCTTCTCGAGTCGACATAAAAACGGTGCGACTTCTTGTTTCCATGTTTTATTCGGTCTTCCTCAGTAACCGTTGATGGGCACTGAAGACAAAGATAGGTCGGTGTGAGAGTGGTGACAACTTGCTGAGtgtccaccaccttcaccgtcTGGGAGACGACCGGGGTCTGGTCGAATATTGTACGGAGAATCATCTTGTAATGATGGATCGATGTGTTGGTCGTCACTTGATCTTGGTTGAAGAGCTTCTGTAGGTGTTCTATCGAGACCCAGATGTTAGCAAACATCATGCAATAACACGGGGGACCGGAAGGACCTACCGCAACCGTACATGGGCTGGCCTTGCTGGGCTGCTTTGACTTTGTAGTTCTTGGGCGACGCCGGTGTGGAGGGCCTCGCGGATGACATCTTGAATAGTCTTGGAGTCTATACGAAGTGATACACTTCCAAGCTGGTGTGGCTGGCTCGGTCGAGGGAACCCCGCGATTGAataggagggggaggggacacTGGCGAGATCAAGATGCGCCAGTCACAGTTATCGTGCGGCTGTTGGAGTTACAGACTTTTTCAGTTTCCGCGCTGGATCTTTTGATGACTTTTCCTGCCTCAAAGTACCCAAGAAAACTTGTCGGCAAGGGTTGGTCCAGAGGGGTCACGTCGCGAAGTTGGGATAGCTTTCAGGGTGCTTGGCCGTGTAAGTCGAACTTGTCGACCGGGGCTGAAAATAGTCTTATTGACCGCGGCGCGCGGCGATCAAAGCTCAATGGCTTTCACAGGGATTCAGAGTCAAAATATCGGCTTTCACTCTTCGTTCCGGTGCAATTCGACCGGGTCAAGGGTTCCAAGAAAGCTTTAAGCCACgaaagtaaacaaaagatgttggctgctgggaTTGTGCCGATTCAGCGATCTCAGTTGCTTCCACGGCAAGGCAGGCGTCCAACAGCCACACGGCTGGCTGGAAATTGCTTATCGCTATCCGCCCGCAAGGCTTATCGATACGCTGTGGACCCCTTCAGCTTTCCGGCGCTAAGGTGGGATGTCACTGGATGGCGACATGCCGCCAAgacagcatcaacatcagcctCGGCACAGCTGAGCTCTTCTCTTGCTTCTGGAACTCATCTTCCCATTCGCATGTTTTCGAGTGTATATAGGTGAACATAACAGTGTTAGTATGTCATCAACAAGGCTCAATGAGCTGACGAAACACATGACAACATAAAGTCAACTATAACGTTCAGTGTTGTTCGTCATCTCATCTGGTATCAGAATCAAATTCCTCCATCCCAAATTTATTCAAGGTATCACCACTCCCGGCAGCTGAGTGAGACTCGAACAAAGCCCTGCAAAAAGCACCTCACATGTCCGTCCCCATGCTCGGGTAACTGTTACTTTGCGTCTACCCATAACCCGGACATTGATCACCGAGACCACTTTACCCCGCAGCCGCCTTGCTTGATCCCCTAACCCCGCGTCGTTATCCCACTTATAaatcccaccatcaagctcttACTACCTCAAGACCCAGAAGctggttttggtgttttggtaatgcgcctcctccccctatTCCTCCGCCGCCAATCTCACAACCTTCacaaccttcac
The sequence above is a segment of the Podospora pseudoanserina strain CBS 124.78 chromosome 5, whole genome shotgun sequence genome. Coding sequences within it:
- the RBD2 gene encoding putative rhomboid protease (EggNog:ENOG503NUH4; COG:S; MEROPS:MER0034660), whose translation is MPPNITALNTTRARTYVFRLPLFTRVVILAIVGFWLAGLQSIVDIQQWGALIPDEMGLATLYRMNTFPFIHLNIFHAVMNILALTPLMERFEAEYGTLNCLALFFGPLTTIPAFLYVGLEKFVFGNNVAVMGASMWVFLLLGVEAVKTYKVNPNFVIGTYSIPTWTTPIGVLFAMAVLMPSSSFWGHAAGLVVGYGAGLGYVKFLAPPEKILRWIEGKLNLLGRLPHYVSIDQKTYGRFGVLPSNNTPAVASPGVALGLVGSTQRLGP
- the GAA1 gene encoding Glycosyl phosphatidyl inositol protein transamidase complex subunit (COG:O; EggNog:ENOG503NX1D; BUSCO:EOG092619GP), which translates into the protein MPRLLSSALALRRDPRILKIPPYLSLLCILVGAVWLFLLPLNEYSRRTYISENALLPGQVHTYFGGSDQNVLRAYKQEVNTLVGKSNVEINDKLESIVRGLGLKTARQKFMYHAAGRTFEGENLYAILQAPRGDATEAIVLVAAWENVKHEVNKNGVPLVLTLARYFKRWSLWSKDIIILLSPDSIAGPQAWVDAYHDAHDSSRVASLPIKSGALQGAIAIDYVQENRFKSVHIVYDGVNGQLPNLDLINSVVNIAGGQMGMGVALQEMWNHNDKYPDRLRTMLRGMLKQGLGLASGPHSSFIPYHVDAVTLQPFGEGWQDEMAMGRVVEGTFRSLNNLLEHLHQSFFFYLLMHRERFVSIGTYLPSAMLVAANFTIMAIFLWMKSGQPEIPAASTTESSDKDDAPTRTTERDLFLPLAIVALSGSLSAIPLYIFNHVPESALTPLFYLFLLINTLFPITLSLTITTLFSPTLQQYHLVKSFSLLLLGMFLSSLATLNFSLAMLIGLLSAPLSFVKPSSSPVSRIVGFVLLNLTSPPAVLLASAAIWGLNVGDILREVAVAWHVTGTYSAVVVWCVWWPAWLAGCVCVLGRPGRDQEEEKKVKKT
- the RPN9 gene encoding 26S proteasome regulatory subunit (EggNog:ENOG503NWJQ; COG:O), with protein sequence MNVDTISDFLAEQRDNTIDELQGHVLEFETLWERKLWHELTNNLIEFFNHPRSAPQRLQFYKVFILKFADRINQLKLVDLALKAATQCRDNNERLAFMQSVATRVDKENSQDAHVFALIAVARVKLDLEDLPGARKDLDKAESILDKFDSVETIVHSSFYHAQADYYQAKQDFGAYYKNALLYLACIDVKNLPYEERRHRAHDLAIAALVSASIYNFGELLLHPILDALKEREEDKWLRDLVFAFNKGDLVQYDLLANQIQAHPLLAAHSNKLREKIYLAALTEAVFRRPPHDRAMSFDTIASETKVKPHEIEHLIMKALSLGLLRGTIDQVDEVAHINWVQPKVLDMTQIDNMRSRLKEWDSSVEQLGNWIEKVGQDVWAA
- the EFM5_1 gene encoding Protein-lysine N-methyltransferase efm5 (COG:C; EggNog:ENOG503NV96), whose product is MASMPTAVRTAAPKIARSAFHHQRRALSDVHITRTGKPLIRTQGGRSSLGEHTATVFGATGQLGRYIVNRLARQGCTVVVPYREEMAKRHLKVTGDLGRVVFVEYDLRNTQSIEESVRHSDVVYNLVGRNYPTKNFSYEDVHIEGAERIAEAVAKYDVDRFIHVSSYNADPNHVSEFYSTKGRAEHIVRSIFPETTIVRPAPMFGFEDNLLLKLASVVNLFTSNNMQEKFWPVHVIDVGEALEKMLWDDNTAAQTFELYGPKQYAMAEIAKLVDREIFKKRRHINVPKAILKPAAAIINKALWWDIMSADEIEREFHDQVIDETAKTFKDLDIEPTDISKWTYHYLQGFRSSTFYDLPPATEKEKKEERKYLHVLDE
- the EFM5_2 gene encoding Protein-lysine N-methyltransferase efm5 (COG:J; EggNog:ENOG503NWCT); this translates as MAGQDSDDEIVLSSSALDALKEFYAERDARQEQFAKLQAKAEEQHDLQQQKLSMEAFGEDWNESQFWYSDETANFLAKQLLLNATPDMTIGVVSAPSVFVALKNMLNAANPEEPKPKLILLEHDNRFAVFPEFSFYDFAQPTKLPAHLKSSCDRIICDPPFLSEDCQTKAAITVNWLFKPTAADDKKLIVCTGERMEPLVTRLYKSVGLRTTDYDPVHARGLSNEFYCYANFESLGWKWREEK
- a CDS encoding hypothetical protein (COG:O; BUSCO:EOG09261I8J; EggNog:ENOG503NWIY; MEROPS:MER0001877); translated protein: MSSARPSTPASPKNYKVKAAQQGQPMYGCEHLQKLFNQDQVTTNTSIHHYKMILRTIFDQTPVVSQTVKVVDTQQVVTTLTPTYLCLQCPSTVTEEDRIKHGNKKSHRFYVDSRSAALYCQMCDDMVYDPTFEELRLKKLGTSTFSNTRKRKQDELFSPDPVKDSPAYISQNTTTATCKANGLRGIYNAGATCYQNVVLQSFLHNPILRNYYLSDGHSGCDTPHCLSCAMDDMFQDFYAVENTNGYTAANILSGFWISERKAFENLVTTKEQDAHEFFQFLAEELHERNGDGKKPEIGSEHSCNCIIHQTFYGKLQTQTTCQNCQGVTNQVQSFLDLSLPLENLTQKKGGKKLLGGKGTMTLQECLDEEYVKLDKCEYRCNGCNSTQQARRQTSIKRLPNVLSIQLKRFEYKQGRHERAAKIDTPVQFPLQLNMLPYTTVGRSGDTKDSYELARQCTYDLLSVVVHVGEIDTGHYVSYCRVGDQWFAFNDHKVEVAQKSDVLNAKAYLLFYIVRSLT